In Magnetococcales bacterium, the following proteins share a genomic window:
- the yidD gene encoding membrane protein insertion efficiency factor YidD: MKRLLMVLIRGYQLLLSPLLPPRCRFFPSCSTYAYEAVARHGSWRGGALALRRILKCHPFHPGGVDPVP; encoded by the coding sequence ATGAAACGGTTGCTGATGGTTTTGATTCGCGGTTATCAACTCTTGCTCTCTCCTTTGCTGCCACCTCGATGCCGCTTCTTCCCAAGTTGTTCCACCTATGCCTACGAGGCTGTGGCGCGGCATGGGTCGTGGCGTGGGGGGGCTCTGGCTTTGCGGCGGATTTTGAAATGCCACCCCTTTCATCCCGGGGGAGTTGACCCGGTGCCCTGA
- the yidC gene encoding membrane protein insertase YidC, whose amino-acid sequence MDRRTLLAIVISFILLVVYQWTLNTYFPPMEATEVSAVGASAEPTTPPPMDPVVNKESVVGKESMVPVQNPVGKGPAQTVANPDVVKLPQIQSAQVVEFQNQKIQGGIALMGGELVDWRFLDYKDRVGAEGKPIRFLNRDPKELFKGSSGFIASVGVDVPRSDTLWEQVKDADGKSNEIHLRWQSPHGLTFEKILTWQPVSYLLDVVDRVTNSSGNPVKFFHYAQFLRHHQPQEKSSMSAPTDFHGPMGFLRGSRVQFGYEELLKGDHFEESVGGWAGFSDKYFLASMTDFAGQERRRFYFDHDAPNYRVGMVSPSHAIGNNETRFFQTRLFIGPKATQTLTTQNMHLERSIDYGWFHFLAEPLMQLLLLFDRFVHNFGLAIILLTVVIKLLFFPLANKSYRSMSAMKKLQPKVEGLRKLYGDDKQRLNQEMMKLYQDHKVNPLGGCLPIVVQIPVFFALYKVLFLSVEMRHAPFVFWIQDLSDMDPYYVLPILMGISMLVQSKLNPAPADPIQAKVMMFLPVIFTVMFLTFPSGLVLYWLVNNVLSILQQGYIMKKES is encoded by the coding sequence ATGGATCGGCGTACACTTCTGGCCATTGTCATCTCCTTCATTCTGCTGGTGGTGTACCAGTGGACTCTGAACACCTACTTTCCCCCCATGGAAGCGACAGAGGTTTCGGCTGTGGGAGCTTCCGCCGAGCCGACCACCCCGCCACCGATGGACCCGGTGGTGAACAAAGAGAGCGTGGTGGGCAAAGAGAGCATGGTTCCTGTGCAAAACCCCGTCGGCAAGGGGCCTGCCCAGACGGTGGCCAACCCTGATGTGGTCAAACTTCCCCAGATCCAAAGTGCACAGGTCGTCGAATTTCAAAATCAAAAAATTCAAGGTGGCATCGCGCTGATGGGCGGGGAGTTGGTCGATTGGCGGTTTCTCGACTACAAGGACCGTGTGGGAGCGGAAGGGAAACCCATTCGCTTTTTGAACCGCGATCCCAAGGAGTTGTTCAAGGGTTCCAGTGGTTTCATTGCCTCCGTGGGTGTGGATGTACCCCGCAGTGATACCCTGTGGGAGCAGGTCAAGGACGCCGACGGTAAAAGCAATGAGATCCATTTGCGCTGGCAGAGTCCGCATGGTCTCACCTTCGAGAAGATATTGACCTGGCAGCCGGTCTCCTATCTGCTTGATGTAGTGGATCGCGTGACCAACAGTTCAGGAAATCCTGTCAAGTTTTTCCACTATGCCCAGTTTTTACGTCACCACCAGCCCCAAGAAAAAAGTTCCATGTCCGCCCCGACCGACTTTCATGGCCCCATGGGATTCTTGCGGGGCAGCCGGGTTCAGTTCGGTTATGAGGAGCTGCTCAAGGGGGACCATTTCGAGGAGAGTGTCGGCGGATGGGCCGGCTTTTCCGACAAATATTTCCTGGCCTCCATGACCGATTTTGCAGGGCAGGAGCGGCGGCGGTTCTACTTCGACCACGACGCACCCAACTATCGTGTCGGCATGGTTTCGCCCTCCCATGCGATCGGGAACAACGAAACCCGCTTCTTCCAGACCCGGTTGTTCATCGGACCGAAGGCCACCCAGACTCTGACGACGCAAAACATGCATTTGGAACGCTCCATCGACTATGGCTGGTTCCATTTTCTGGCTGAACCTCTGATGCAGCTCCTGTTGCTGTTTGATCGTTTCGTTCACAATTTCGGCTTGGCCATCATCCTTTTGACCGTTGTGATCAAGTTGCTGTTTTTCCCCCTGGCCAACAAGAGCTACCGCTCGATGAGCGCCATGAAAAAGCTGCAACCGAAGGTGGAGGGTCTGCGCAAGTTGTATGGGGATGACAAGCAGCGGCTCAATCAGGAGATGATGAAACTTTACCAGGATCACAAGGTGAATCCCCTGGGAGGGTGTTTGCCTATTGTGGTACAGATTCCTGTTTTTTTTGCCCTTTACAAGGTCTTGTTCCTCTCGGTTGAGATGCGGCATGCACCGTTTGTGTTTTGGATTCAGGATCTTTCTGACATGGATCCCTACTATGTCCTGCCCATCCTGATGGGCATTTCCATGTTGGTGCAGTCCAAGTTGAATCCAGCTCC